The Williamwhitmania taraxaci nucleotide sequence TTGGAATAATATAGGTCACTGAGGTGGCAAAGAGCGCGCTAGTGCGTTTAATCAAATTGTTGAAGATGAATAGCGATATAACCGATCCAAAGGTAGCAAGCGTTAGCACCGCTGCCAGACTTGGCCAAAACGCCGGAGACTGATACGCATGCTGCAAATCGGTAGAGAAAAGGATAATACCCGCTGGTGGACCGGCAAACATTATAGCCAGCGCGGTAATGTCTACACCGTTAAGACCGCTCAGCTTAAACCGAACTTCGTTAGCCTGAATACCGTAGCCCAAGGTTGCCACCACAATAAATAGGGCATAAATATTTGTGTTTTGAAGAAAATCGGTGCGGCCCTCCGAAACCAATCCAAGCGCACCTATCAATCCTACTATTATACCAACATACTGATTTCGTGCGGGGCGGCTTTGGTATAGAAATATGCCGACAATAAGCGCAAAAAGAGGAGTAAGGCTGTTGAGCATTCCCGCCAGCGAGCTATTTATGTGAGTTTCGGCAAGGGTAAATAAAAATGCAGGAAAGAATATACCGGCATAGCCAACAATAATAAGGTGAACGGCAT carries:
- a CDS encoding DMT family transporter, with amino-acid sequence MILIPFFLPRIKKVTKKNAVHLIIVGYAGIFFPAFLFTLAETHINSSLAGMLNSLTPLFALIVGIFLYQSRPARNQYVGIIVGLIGALGLVSEGRTDFLQNTNIYALFIVVATLGYGIQANEVRFKLSGLNGVDITALAIMFAGPPAGIILFSTDLQHAYQSPAFWPSLAAVLTLATFGSVISLFIFNNLIKRTSALFATSVTYIIPIFAILWGIADGETITLFAIVNIVIVLVGVWMVNRKKAVVKS